GCAACGTCATGTGTCCCCACAATGGTTGCCAAGTTCTGCCCCACACGGATTGGATTTCAGCACTCAAATCTGTAGACATCAACTCTCCCGCTCCACGTACAACTTCCGGCCCATAGCCGCATACTCCGCGCTCTTCGCCTTCATGCCTTCTTCCGCCGCACGCGCCTGGCGCTCAAGGTCCGCCTTTTCATTGTCCGTCATGCCGGCCGCATAGTCGCGGACCTCTCCGGTGATCTTCATGGAGCAGAATTTCGGGCCGCACATGGAGCAGAAATGGGCGACCTTGTGGGCCTCTTTCGGGAGGGTCTGGTCGTGATAGTCGCGAGCGGTTTCAGGATCGAGGGAGAGGTTGAACTGGTCCTCCCAGCGGAACTCAAACCGGGCGCGCGATAGCGCGTCGTCGCGGATCTGCGCGGCAGGGTGGCCCTTGGCGAGGTCTGCGGCGTGGGCGGCGAGCTTGTAGGTGATGACACCAACTTTGACATCGTCGCGGTCCGGCAGGCCGAGATGCTCCTTGGGCGTCACGTAGCAGAGCATGGCCGTGCCGTACCAGCCGATCATCGCCGCGCCGATACCGCTGGTGATGTGGTCGTAGCCGGGCGCGATGTCCGTGGTGAGGGGGCCGAGCGTGTAGAAAGGCGCCTCGCCGCATTCGGTGAGCTGCTTGTCCATATTGATCTTGATCTTGTGCATCGGGACGTGGCCCGGCCCTTCGATCATGACCTGGCAGCCCTTGGCATGGGCGATCTTGGTGAGCTCACCGAGGGTCTCCAGCTCTGCGAACTGGGCCGCGTCATTGGCGTCCGCGATGGAGCCGGGGCGGAGGCCATCCCCCAGGCTGAAGGAGACATCATAGGCGCGCATGATGTCGCAAATGTCCTCGAAATGGGTGTAGAGGAAGCTCTCTGTGTGGTGGGCGAGCATCCACTTCGCCATGATCGAGCCGCCGCGCGAAACGATGCCGGTGACGCGCTTTGCGGTGAGGTGGATATAGGCGAGGCGCACGCCGGCATGGATGGTGAAATAGTCGACGCCCTGCTCACACTGCTCAATCAGGGTGTCGCGGTAGACCTCCCATGTCAGGTCCTCGGCGACGCCGTTGACCTTTTCGAGGGCCTGATAGATCGGCACGGTGCCGATGGGCACGGGGCTGTTGCGGATGATCCATTCGCGCGTGTTGTGGATGTTGCGCCCCGTCGACAGGTCCATGACATTGTCGGCGCCCCAGCGCGTTGCCCAGACCATCTTGTCGACTTCTTCCTCGACCGATGAGGTGACGGCGGAATTGCCGATATTGGCGTTGATCTTAACCAGGAAGTTACGGCCGATGATCTGCGGCTCAAGCTCTGGATGGTTGATGTTTGCCGGGATGATGGCGCGGCCCTTGGCGATCTCATCGCGGACGAATTCCGGGGTGATGAAGGCCGGGATTTCGGCGCCGAAACTCTCGCCCTGGTCGATCTGGTCCTGCGCGTTTGCAAGCTGTTCCTGACGGCCGAGATTCTCACGCTCTGCGACGTAGATCATCTCTTTCGTGATGATGCCAGCGCGGGCGAATTCGTATTGGGTGACGGGTTTTCCGGGCAGGCCGCGAAGGGGCTTGTGATAGGTCGGGAACTGGCGGGCGAGATGCTTGCCGCTGACACCGCCATTGTCCTCTGGCTTGACCTCACGGCCTTCATATTCCTCGACGCCGCCGCGCTCCAGCACCCAGTCAGTGCGGTGGCGGGCGAGGCCCTTCTCGACATCGATAGTGACCGACGGGTCGGAGTATGGGCCGGACGTGTCATAGACGGGCACCGGCTCTTCATTGGCCGACGGGTGCAGGTCGATCAGGCGGCGCGGAACGCTGAGGGTGGGGTCGGCCTTCGGGTGGGTGTAGACCTTGCGGCTGGCTGGCAGCGGGCCGGTGGTGACTTGCGGGGTCTGGAAGTCAGACTGGTTGGTGGGCTTGTTCATGTGGGGTCTCTCCAAAAGGTTTGAGACCCGGGGGCGCGTGGTTTTCCGTTCCTACGCCGGCCACCTCCACAATCGGAGATTCCCCGGATCAGGTTCTAAGGGTGCTGGACCTGCGTCTGGCCCATCTCAGCGCTAGCAATACGCGCCCCTCGGATTGAGTGGACCGTAGAGGAAAGCGGCGCGTTCGGAAAGGGGGCGGCGGCAAGCATGGCTTGCCTGGCTGAGTATGGTCCGGCATCTACCGGGCGATGACGCTGGATCTTGCCGCCTATCTCAATCGCATTGGCTTTAATGGCCCGGTGCGGGCCGACCTTGAGACGCTGAATGCGCTGCACGCGGCGCATGTGAATGCGGTGCCGTTCGAGAACCTTGATGTGCATGCCGGGCGCCCTGTGCCGCTGTCGCTGGAAGCCGCTTATGAGGAGATCGTCACCCGCGGCAAAGGCGGCTGGTGCTATGAGATGAATGCCGTCTTTGGCTGGGCGCTGTCGGAGATCGGGTTCGAGGTATTGCGCCTCAGCGCAGGGGTGCGGCGGGAGGCGCTGGGCGATGAGGCGATGGGCAACCATCTGGCGCTGCTGGTGCGGCTGGAGCGCGACTATCTCGCCGATGTCGGGTTTGGCAGCTCTCAGGTGCACGCCATCGCGCTGGAAGAAGGCGTGAGCGACCATGCCCCGGTGCGCATGGCGCTCGCGCGGACCGATGACGGCTATTGGCGCCTGCATGAAGGCGGGCCAGGTGCGACTTTCAGCTATGACTTCAGGGCAGAGCCTGCCGATGAAGCCCTGCTGGCGGCGCGTCACGAATGGCAGATCACCGACCCGAACAGCATTTTTTGCAAGACGCTGAGCGCCAAAATCCGGCGCGGGACGACCTATTACATGCTGCGCGGGCGCATGCTGGAAACGCAGATGCCGGGGCGCAGCACGCAGCAGGTCATGGACACGCCGCAAGAGCTGTCAGCCGTGCTGGACGAGGTGTTCGGCCTTGAGGAGCCGGAGCTTGAGGCGCTCTGGCCAAAAATCTGCGCACGTCACAAGCAGCTCTTCCCGCATGCGAGCGGCCGGCTTTAGGCGTTCGCCTCAAACTTCGTTGTGTGGAGATGGGTAATCAGCCGGCCTCGCTCCGAATTGCATGGGCGCGCCGCCTTATGTCGGCAATGCTGGTGCCAGACTGCGCCCCACCCGCCTCAGAACCCGCCGGAAGCCTGTCGTAGGCGTCGAGCTGGCTAAGGGCAGCCTCGGCCAATTCTCCGGCGAGGCCGTCCGGGGCGGGCGATCCGTCTGGCAGGGGACGGTTTGGATAGGTCTTTGCGAATTCGGCTAGTTGTAAATAGTATTGCGCGAGCGCCTTTGCGATTGGCTGACCCGCGCCCTCACACCTGTCACGCAGCAGATTCAGCCGGTAAGCATTCGGCAAGCCGGGTACGATCCTGCCCTGCTGATCGAGCTGCTGCGCCAACTGACGAAAATAGTCGTACTGGGTCTCCAGCTCGGCGGCCAACAACACCGATGACGCATAAGGACAGGCCTGCTCATCCGGACCGTCAAAACCGGTATCGTAAATGCTCTCAAGCATTCGCTCAAACATGGTCTTAACCACGAATCCCTGCAGGATCTGCTTGGCGAGGTCGATCTGGGACGCGCGCGCTCTGCTTTGTGCTTCAGCCCGTTCTTCCGGCGGTGTGCCCTTGGCGTAAGGCCAGCTTTCAGCCGTATCGTCAGCCATCCAGCGGCGTTCAACATTTCGCAGGGCATTCGACGCAAAGACAGCTTGCCGCGCAACGCCGTCCGAGTCTGTTTCAAAATCGATGAGCAGCCAGGCCGCCATAGCGAGGCGCAGCTGGACCTCAATTTCGCCGGGACACGCCGAATGCAGTGACTGAATCTCGCCATGCAGCGTCTCCGGCCGGCCGCTATCGGTCGGCAGACTTTCGATCCTGTCCAGCACATCCGTTATCTGCTGAAAAGCATCTTCGGGGCACGTCGGTTCGCTTGCCTGCGCGCTGGCGGCAAAAGGCAGGCTGACAAGTCCCAGCGCGGTAGCAATTGATCTGATCATGAGCGTCCCCTCTCTGCATTCCGAAACGGTAGGGCGATGCCCGCATGGTCTCAAGTCGCCGCCCGGCGTAGGACAGCCCGGGGTCTAGGCATTGGCTTCAAACTGCGCCGTGTCGACAGCGAACCAGAGCGTATCGGCATGGGCGAGGAGCTCGCCTTTGGCCGTGTAGAGCGCTGTGCCTGCGAAGTGCTTGCGGCCTTTTCCGCCCGTGCGCCATGAGGCGATGATGAGCGGCTCGCCGACGGGCGGGCGGGTGAGGATGTTGGCGTTCATCTCGCCCAGAAGCGCACGGTCCACATCTGGCAGGGAGAAGCCTCCGGGGCAGTCGAGCGCGCTCCAGATGATCTCATCGCGAACGAGGCCGTTATCGCCTGCAAAGGTCTCATGCGGGGTCCAGATGGTGGCGGCGGTTTCAGGGTCTTCGAGCTGGCCGCAGAAGATGCGGAGGCCCTCGCCCGGCTCACGGCCGCGCCCGCAGACGAAGCAGACCGATAGCTCACCCGCGCCGAAGGGACGGGGACGTTCGCTTGCTGCCTTTGCCGCTTCGAAAGACGGGGCCGGGCGGGGCACGATGGAGGCCGCTTCAGGCCGCGCCGTCATGATGAGCGTGTCGCCTGCGTGAAGCGTTGCGGTTTCGCCATCGCGCGTCAGGCTGAGCGGCGTTTCCAACGGAATGGGCGCATTGATGCGGATCGTGTAGGGGCCGTTGAGAAGCTGCGCCATCAGGCCCGCTGAATAGCCGCCATTGCCGCTGCCGGGCGGACCATTGAACTGTTTCGGGATGGTGATGGTGGCGGGGGCGGTCATGGCGGTCTCCGTGTGGCAGCCCGCCCGCGCTATCCACAAATGGTTGAGCTTGCAAGTGGACCGCAGGGGCGCCCTGTGCGAGGCCGGACGTCTATTGAAGCCCGAGTACGAGGAAGCACCTCATGTCCTTTTCCATTCGCCCGCTGGGCCTTGCCGTGTGCCTTTCGGCGGCGCTGATCCTGCCCGCCTGTCAGTCCGTGCCGGAGGCCGCCCCAGAGACAGTTGTCTCGCAAGGCGCCTTGGACGAGGTCATCGAAATCCGGGAAGACGGGCTGATCGCCAATTATTACCCGGCCATGCGCGCCGATGCGCCCGGGCCTGCAATCTTAATGTTTGGCGGGTCTGAAGGGGGATTGAGCGAGGGTGTCGTTCGCGATGCCGAAGCGCTGCGGGCCGAGGGCTTTCACGTGCTGCACCTGTCTTTCTACCGGTATGAAGGGCAGGAGCAGAACCTTGAAATGGTGCCGCTGGAGCGGTTTGACCGGGCGCTGGACTGGCTGCTTGCACGCGATGAGGTCGACGAAGGCCGGGTCGGCATATTCGGCACGTCAAAAGGCGCCGAAGCAGCACTGATCATGGCGAGCCGGAGACGCGAGATTGACGGCGTTGTCGCCATCGTGCCGTCCAGTGTCTCCTGGACAGGCATCAATTGGGACTTTGACGGGCGCGAACCAGAAGCCTCCTGGTCCCTTAATGGCGCGCCCTATCCTGCCCTGCCCTATGGCGAATTCGATTACCAGACCGGGCTCTATTCGCTCTATGCCAATGGGCTGAAAGCCGTCTCCGAGCATGAAGACGCGGTGATCGCTGTAGAAGAGAGCGATGCGCCGATGCTGCTCATCTGCGGCGGGTCAGATGCGCTGTGGCCAAGCTGCCCCATGGCGGAAGCTATCGATGCGCACGCCGAAGCGATGGACGGACCAGAGGTGACGGTGCTTGCCTATCCAGAGGCTGGACATGGCGCAGGCGGCCTGCCCGCCGAGACGCTCGATCCTGAGACAGCGGATGAGGCGCTCGACTGGGGCGGGACGCCAGCCTCTAACCGGGCCGCGCAGCAGGATAACTGGCCGAAGACGGTCACCTTCCTGAAAGAGGCGCTATAGCGCGCCCCGTCAGCCGCCCTCTTCGCCGGCAATCTGCGCGGCGAGGGCGTCGGCCTCTTCCTTGATGAAGGCATTGTCGGCGACGAGCGCCGTGTCCATGGCGGCGATTTCAGCCTGCGCTTGCTCGATCAGGGTGGCCGCGAGCGTTTCCGGTGGGGCTGAGCCATCCGGCATCGGCACGCCGGGATTGGCGAGCGCCCGTTCTGCAAGCTGCGTCAGGAGAAATGCGCGCACGAGGCGCACATCGTCGGCGACAATCTGGCAACGGTCACGCAGGACGAGAAGCCGGTAGTCGCCCGGAATGATGGGCAGCGTCACGCTATCTGCCGGGTTGCCATCCAGCACGCCCATGATGCCTTCCAGCTGGGCGCGTGCCTCGATCTGCGCGATATGACCATACTGGTAGGGGCAGGTCTCATCCGGCCCATCGAAGCCCTGATAGTAGCGCCCGCTTCCGATCGCGCGCAGGATGGTCGGCGCGATGAAGCCCTCGATGACGGGTGCGAGGCGCTCTGTCTCTGCAAGGCGTTGTTCTACGGCAGCTTCGTCAGGACCGGCAGCGCCCCAGATGGCGTCTTCGTCCATCCAGCGCGCCTCTATCGACTGGACCGCGTAAAGCACGAAGGAGGCCGCGCGATAGCTGTCCTCACGCGCGGCATGGTCAGACATTTCCCAGGCCGTTTCGGCGGCGATCAGGTCGGTTTCGAAAGACTGCGAGCATTCATTTTCGAAGCCGACCACCTCTTCAAAAAGCGGCTCCCACTCATTGCCGCTTTCCTCAAGCGCCTCGGCGCGGGCGAGCAATGCCTCGCCTGTTGCCACCGGGTCTTCGCCGCAGAGGCTTTCCTGCGCGGTGGCCGCAGAGAAGCTGGTGAAAGCAAGGAAGAGGACAGTAAGCGTAGCGCGCATATGGGACATCCGGTTCGTATCCGAGTGACGGGAGCCTAAGCGAATTCGCAAGCGCCCGCCACAGACGCTCTCACCAAGCGCGGCGGGGCTTTGGGCGGATCACTCGTCCTTTGCCATCCAGTCATTTATGGCGTCGGCGTGAATATGGGTGGTGGAGAAAATGGGTAGCGGCCCATCGCCCTCTGACAGGATCATGCAAAGCTCTGTGCAGCCAAGGATGACGCCGTCTGCGCCTTCGTCTGCATAGCGGGTAATCATGGCCGTCAGCTCATCGCGGGAGGTGGGCTTCACTACGCCGTTCACGAGCTCATCGAAGATCACGCGGCCGATGAGGTTCCGGTCGTCTTCGGACGGGATCACCGGCGTGCCGGGGAAGCGCTGGGCGAGCGCCGGGGCGAAGAAATCGCCGCTCATTACCCATGGCGTGCCGAGCAGGAGCGGACTGGCGATCCCTTTCGCCATCATCGCATCCGACAGGCTATCGAGCATGTGGATGACAGGCAGCCCGGTCGCCTCCGCCACGGCATCAGCGGCGACATGTGTCGTGCCGGATGTGATAGCGATAGCCTCTGCTCCAGCGGCTTTGAGGGCGTTTGCGCTTTTGACGACTTCGGCGCGGAAAGCGTCCCAGTTCTCGTCATGATAGTGGCCAATCATCACGCCGTAATCGAGCATGAAAAAGATGCAGCGCGCCGAATGCTGACCGCCATGGCGCGTGCGCGCATGAGCATTGAGCAGCTCGTAATAGATTTTCGTGGCTTCGGGGCTGACCCCGCCAATGAGACCGATGAGAAACATGAGGAGGGTCTAGGATGGACCCGGCGCCATGAAAAGCGGGGAGCAACCGTCAGTTTGCGTTCAGCCAGTCCAGCCAGGCGGCCTCAAAAGCGTCCAGAGTTTGCGGCAGGCCGCCTGCTTCGCCTGAGACAAGCCAGCTTTCGAAATTGCCGCCGGCGGCATGATGTCTCGTTATCGAAGCAAAGACCTGCTCGTCGCCGGTTTTCTCCATAAGGAAATCGGCGAAGAGGCGGGCCTGCCCGTAAAAAGCGGGAGCGGCCGCGCCGCCAGACGCGCGCAGAAAGGCTTCGGCTTCCTCGCCGCTCAAGAACATTACGCGGCCCGCAGTGCCGGGCGCATCCTGATCGGCGGTATTGGCCGACTGCTGCAACTGCCTGGCCGCGCCCGCAGACGGGTGCACCATGCTCAGATATGTCGTCAGGTCCTTCAGGTGTTCATGCTTGTGAGTCTCGTGAAAGGACTGGCGGCGCTTGTCAGCGAGGGACGGCGTTTCGAGGAGGACCGCAGCGGTCTCATCAAGCCAGTCCGGGGCCCATCCACCATAGCCGTGACCGGTCTGTCTGGCCGCGTCTTCGGGCGTGAATGCCGCCATGAACCACAAATGGCCAAGCTCATGGCGAAGGGCGCCGCTCTCCTGATCGGCGAGCCCGCTATCCTGAGGGTCTGGCGTAGAGATCTGAGCCAGGGCCTGCCTGATCGCAGCGTCGCGCACGCTGTCCGGCAGGTCCGCAAGCTGGCGGCGGATGCTCTGCTCTTTCATGCGGGCGCGGTCGCTTGCCGACAGCCAGGGCAGAACCGTGTTGATGCCTTCGCCCTCGAGACGCGCTTTCAGGTCTGTCGAAACCTCACCGCCGCTGACAATAGCGGCCGGGCGAGGTGCGACACCGAAAAAGGTTTCGAACTGACGCGACGCTTCGTGCGCCGACGCGAGCATGGCAGGTGCCACGTCTTCAGGCGCGAGAACCACGATGTTGCCGCTTGCAAGGCATGGGTCCGGTAGCGCGGCGCAGGCCTGATCGACGCCCGCCTGCGCGTGCGCCGCCCCCACACACAGTACCAGCCCAATCACTGGGGCTGCCATCCAGCATTTTGCAACCATCACGAAACCCTTTGACTACATATGTAGTCTTTCGTGATAATTACAGATGTAATCTATGGCAAGCTTGTTTTTCTATGCGCAGTGCGGGGCGCGCGCTCAGGGCCCGGAGGCTTAGTCTCCTAAAGCTTGTAGGTCAGCGCCATGGCAATGCAGTGAGCGAGCTCGTCCCGAGGCAGTTTCTGGTCGAGCGGCAGGGCGATGGCGCGCGTGCCTTCGAAGGTTAGGGTGTCGCCATAGCGCTCACGCCAGCGCGCGACGAGGTCCGTCTGGCAATGGACAAGCAGGCGGACGATGCCCGGGCTCGATGGCTTCCACCCCAGGCGGACAGGGGTACCGCTGCGCGCCGCAAAGCTCGGCTCGCCCCATTTCAGACTTTCGGATACTGCGCCGACCCCGTCGGTGCGAGCGGCCGTTTCAAGCACAAGCTCGCGCAGCTCAATCCAGCGACGACGCACGTCATCCGGAACTGCGTCGAAGGCGCTGCGTAGCTCCTGGCGAAGCGGCGCGGCGGGCTTTGCCTCTGCGGGCGTCGATGGCGGCATGCATGGTCCCTCCCTGCCTGCCTTCATACCAGACACGCGAAAGGAAGACGAATGAGCGATACCAAGACAGTCATTATCACAGGCGCCGGGTCCGGCATCGGTGAGGCGACGGCGAAGCGGTTTTCGGGCGATGGATGGAATGTCGTTCTGAACGGACGCACGAAAGAGAAGCTGGACAAGGTGGCAGGCGATCTGCCTGCTGAGCGCACGCTGGTTGTGTCTGGCGACGTTTCGAACGCCAATGACGTCTCGCATCTGATCTCTCAGACCGTAGAGAAATTTGGCGGCATTGATTGCCTCATCAACAATGCGGGCGTCGCGGAAATGGGCGAGCCGGGCGACCTGTCGCTGGAAGATTTCGAGAAGATCATGTCGATCAATGTCACCGGCATCTTCCACACGGTGACCGCCGCCCTTCCTCATCTGAAGACGGCAAAGGGCTCTATCGTGAACACCTCGTCCGTGTCCGGCATTGGCGGCGACTGGAGGATGTTTGGCTACAACACGTCCAAGGGCGCGGTCTCGAACATGACGCGCGCCGTGGCGCTCGACCTTGGGAAGTACGACGTGCGCGTGAATGCCGTCGCACCGAGCGTGACGAAGACCGAAATGGCCGAAGGCATCCATTCGGACGAGGACAAGATGGAGAAGGTGCGCGCGCGCCTGCCGCTTGGCCGGGCCGCAGAGCCAGAGGAAGTGGCGAGCGTTATCGCCTTCCTGGCCGGACCGGATGCTGCCTTCGTGAGCGGGGTTATCCTGCCGGTCGATGGCGGGCTTTCAGCGTCCAACGGTCAGCCGAATTTCGCGGCATAGCCAGAAGCAGAAAAGGCCCGGCGCCTAGAGGACTTTCCCCTCGGCACCGGGCCTTTGATTTTGGCAGACGGGTTGGGGGCGACTAGTCGTCGTCGCCTTCAAGATAGCGTTCCGTGAAGTCCATGAACGCGTCCCAGCTCTTCTTGTCAGCAAGCTCCTGATAGCGGTCCGAGCCGAAAACGGTCCAGGCATGCGGCGCGCCTGAATAGATCTGGACCTCATAGGTTACGCCATCGGTTTCCAGCTGGTCGGCGAGGTCTGCGGCAAGACTGTTCGGGATGCCGCTATCGGCGCCGCCATGCATGACGAGGATGGGCGCTGAGGTGGCCGAGTAGTTGGCACCTTCAGGGGCATCCAGGCTGCCATGGAAAGTGGCATAACCTGCGATATTCTCACCCTGACCAGAGCGGGCAAGCTCCAGCGTTGCGCCGCCGCCGAAGCAGTAGCCCATGAGAATGACATTGGTCTCACCGGAGGCTTCACGCGCCTCAGCAATGCCGCCAAGGATGCGGGCACGCATCATCTCGCGATCATTGTAGAGCATACCGACCTGCTCCTTGCGGGCATCGGTCGTCGCCGGACGATTGCCCTTGCCATAAAGGTCGATCGCGAAGGCGTCATAGCCCTCATCAGCGATCATTTCGA
This genomic interval from Thalassovita mediterranea contains the following:
- a CDS encoding SDR family oxidoreductase; this translates as MSDTKTVIITGAGSGIGEATAKRFSGDGWNVVLNGRTKEKLDKVAGDLPAERTLVVSGDVSNANDVSHLISQTVEKFGGIDCLINNAGVAEMGEPGDLSLEDFEKIMSINVTGIFHTVTAALPHLKTAKGSIVNTSSVSGIGGDWRMFGYNTSKGAVSNMTRAVALDLGKYDVRVNAVAPSVTKTEMAEGIHSDEDKMEKVRARLPLGRAAEPEEVASVIAFLAGPDAAFVSGVILPVDGGLSASNGQPNFAA
- a CDS encoding prolyl oligopeptidase family serine peptidase; protein product: MSFSIRPLGLAVCLSAALILPACQSVPEAAPETVVSQGALDEVIEIREDGLIANYYPAMRADAPGPAILMFGGSEGGLSEGVVRDAEALRAEGFHVLHLSFYRYEGQEQNLEMVPLERFDRALDWLLARDEVDEGRVGIFGTSKGAEAALIMASRRREIDGVVAIVPSSVSWTGINWDFDGREPEASWSLNGAPYPALPYGEFDYQTGLYSLYANGLKAVSEHEDAVIAVEESDAPMLLICGGSDALWPSCPMAEAIDAHAEAMDGPEVTVLAYPEAGHGAGGLPAETLDPETADEALDWGGTPASNRAAQQDNWPKTVTFLKEAL
- a CDS encoding arylamine N-acetyltransferase, yielding MTLDLAAYLNRIGFNGPVRADLETLNALHAAHVNAVPFENLDVHAGRPVPLSLEAAYEEIVTRGKGGWCYEMNAVFGWALSEIGFEVLRLSAGVRREALGDEAMGNHLALLVRLERDYLADVGFGSSQVHAIALEEGVSDHAPVRMALARTDDGYWRLHEGGPGATFSYDFRAEPADEALLAARHEWQITDPNSIFCKTLSAKIRRGTTYYMLRGRMLETQMPGRSTQQVMDTPQELSAVLDEVFGLEEPELEALWPKICARHKQLFPHASGRL
- the thiC gene encoding phosphomethylpyrimidine synthase ThiC, which encodes MNKPTNQSDFQTPQVTTGPLPASRKVYTHPKADPTLSVPRRLIDLHPSANEEPVPVYDTSGPYSDPSVTIDVEKGLARHRTDWVLERGGVEEYEGREVKPEDNGGVSGKHLARQFPTYHKPLRGLPGKPVTQYEFARAGIITKEMIYVAERENLGRQEQLANAQDQIDQGESFGAEIPAFITPEFVRDEIAKGRAIIPANINHPELEPQIIGRNFLVKINANIGNSAVTSSVEEEVDKMVWATRWGADNVMDLSTGRNIHNTREWIIRNSPVPIGTVPIYQALEKVNGVAEDLTWEVYRDTLIEQCEQGVDYFTIHAGVRLAYIHLTAKRVTGIVSRGGSIMAKWMLAHHTESFLYTHFEDICDIMRAYDVSFSLGDGLRPGSIADANDAAQFAELETLGELTKIAHAKGCQVMIEGPGHVPMHKIKINMDKQLTECGEAPFYTLGPLTTDIAPGYDHITSGIGAAMIGWYGTAMLCYVTPKEHLGLPDRDDVKVGVITYKLAAHAADLAKGHPAAQIRDDALSRARFEFRWEDQFNLSLDPETARDYHDQTLPKEAHKVAHFCSMCGPKFCSMKITGEVRDYAAGMTDNEKADLERQARAAEEGMKAKSAEYAAMGRKLYVERES
- a CDS encoding amino acid racemase → MFLIGLIGGVSPEATKIYYELLNAHARTRHGGQHSARCIFFMLDYGVMIGHYHDENWDAFRAEVVKSANALKAAGAEAIAITSGTTHVAADAVAEATGLPVIHMLDSLSDAMMAKGIASPLLLGTPWVMSGDFFAPALAQRFPGTPVIPSEDDRNLIGRVIFDELVNGVVKPTSRDELTAMITRYADEGADGVILGCTELCMILSEGDGPLPIFSTTHIHADAINDWMAKDE
- a CDS encoding DUF1801 domain-containing protein encodes the protein MPPSTPAEAKPAAPLRQELRSAFDAVPDDVRRRWIELRELVLETAARTDGVGAVSESLKWGEPSFAARSGTPVRLGWKPSSPGIVRLLVHCQTDLVARWRERYGDTLTFEGTRAIALPLDQKLPRDELAHCIAMALTYKL
- a CDS encoding dienelactone hydrolase family protein; translated protein: MRLLTALAASTAFTFAAQAGETVDYTVDGATYEGYLAEATRESKGLVVIIHDWGGLDEYEMTRVEMIADEGYDAFAIDLYGKGNRPATTDARKEQVGMLYNDREMMRARILGGIAEAREASGETNVILMGYCFGGGATLELARSGQGENIAGYATFHGSLDAPEGANYSATSAPILVMHGGADSGIPNSLAADLADQLETDGVTYEVQIYSGAPHAWTVFGSDRYQELADKKSWDAFMDFTERYLEGDDD